aatgaaaaggaaacccTACCAGACCAGGAATTAAAAGGCTTTGGGCTAGTTCTAAGCATCCTATATATGGATTTGTAGAAAATATACAAGTAACGCTTTGAAGGGAAAAGGTAAATGGCACATAGAAGATACTCCATAAGTATTATTGACTGAATAATGATTCAGGGTATATGAAGTTTGTGACTAATCagtttctaatttgcatttccaaaatctatattatatattgtgttttttctttttttatatactcACAGCTTTTCCATGGTTTGGCATGGACATTGGGGGAACTCTAGTAAAGCTCGCATATTTTGAACCTATTGATATCACAGCAGAGGAAGAACAAGAAGAAGTAGAGAGCTTAAAAAGTATCCGGAAATATTTGACATCTAATGTAGCATATGGATCCACTGGCATTCGAGATGTACACCTTGAACTGAAAGATTTAACACTTTTTGGCCGAAAAGGGAACTTGCACTTTATCAGATTTCCAACCCAGGACCTGCCTACTTTTATCCAAATGGGAAGAGATAAAAACTTCTCAACATTACACACGGTGCTATGTGCTACAGGAGGTGGTGCTTACAAGTTTGAAAAAGATTTTCGTACAGTAGGTATCTGTTAgtcaaaaccaaaaattgatacACATTCTGTTCAATATGTGGCTAGGTTTCCATCTATCATGCTCCTTAGGTCAGTTCCCCTCCTGGTACAGAGGATGACTAACCTTTGGTTGGGGGCATTTAAACACCTTTATAGGATGACTCAAAATACTTAGATTTGGGTCGTGAATTAAATAATGCTCTTTAACATAATGTTTGGTTAAATCTAGGACTACAAAGCCAGAATAAAGGGGGGAGTGGGTCTTTAATGAATTTGGCAGTGTACAAAATCAGATATAAGTGGGGCTTGAATTATTTTCACTATTTCCTACATTTGCATGGTTTTTTGATTATTAACTCAAAAACTATGTAGTTAATATAGTCATCTTTCCTAGGACCATCTCCTTCCCAAACCCCAACTGAAGCCAGTGTCTTTTGGTTAGTAGATActtgaatgaaatgaatgaaaatcccTGTTACCCCTTTGTTCCTGGTTGTACAGCACCAGCCCTACCATGTTCCTGTGTCAAAAGGGGTGGTATGGATATGGCAGGAGGACTTTGTGAGTATTAATTTGAGTTGTGTGCTATTTAGGGTTTGCCAAGTTTCTAGTCCTTTCCATTAGAATAAAGATTCAAAAGTTGGTATTTAGGGctattgaaatttgtttttcttgaaacATGCATGTGGAccattaaatttcttaaattcataaaagaaaattctgtTAATAGAACAGCATAGTGATCACTTATGTGGCTCCCAAAGTGAGCCGCCTTATAATTTGCAGTAATTTAAAGgtctaaatgtttatttttattttttttctccggTCGGGTAACACTGCTTTATATTCGTTTTATCTTTATTGTGTAATTTGAACTTAATTTTCATGAATTTGAGATCAGTATGTTTTGGTCATGTGACATTTCAGGTTTGCCAGTGTTCTTTGCATAAGCAGTGtccttaaatattaaaaaattccaaatatggaattctaatttaaaaaaaaaaatacgtgtCAGTATTTTCTAGTGATGAAATtctttacaatatttatttttgttgctattcaACCATTGATCTCcaagcatctactatgtgtcatCAGGTTCTGTGCTAGACAGTGGGAGAATACAGCCAGGAATAAGACATAGACTTAGGCCTCAAAGAGTATTCTATACCAGATAAATAGTATGTTACAAGTAAAAATACAGTgcattataaataatgctattcCTATGAAAAGAGTTGCCATGAGAACAAACAGAGGAGTGGTATCTAACAAGTCTTAGAGAATTGGAAAGATTCCCGGAGAAGTGCTATCTAAACTGAGATCTTTTAAGCAAATGTTTTCTAATACTTTCCTAAACtgaaatgaatttgataatttcAAGCTAGTACTCAAGCTATAATATAAAGGCAGGGAGAAAAGGTATTTGTCAGTAGGTAGATTCTCCGTTATGATCACACCAGAGAACATAATGAAAGGAGTTAAATGCTTAAAACCATGCATGGATTCATCATGAATACTATAGGTACAAATGCTAGATTAATATGATGTGTTTTATTAAGAGAATCAAATGCTATGAGTAGCATTGTTATTGGCGACATGACTTTGCAAAATGCTGAAACACTTGGTGAAATTTCAAGCAATAAAAAATGCACAGTAttccctctatttatttattatgtattaaaATCATGTTAAAGAATACTTTGTGTTTAAATAGATAAATGTATATAGATAAAATAACTTTATATAGACTTATAATTATAAGCAAATTTTTCTATACCATTTATGTAAATGTTACATCAAACACTCAAATATCACTCAGGAATGGGCTAATTCTTTGTTTTGCAGGACTGCCTCACCCATGGCAGGGTATCTAGCATCTTCTAGCCCCTGCCCACTAAACGTCAGATTagtcctcccttcctccccatctTTGTGAAAACTAAGATGCCCCAACAAATTACCAGAATGTCTCTAGAGATGATACCACCCCCACTGGGAACCACTGAACTAGATGAAGTCCCTGAGAGATTTTGGCACAGAGCTGGTGAAAATGTGGGTCATGGATGATTTTGAAGTTTTATAAAGTACATGAAGATTATATAGTATAGTTGAGTCAAGTATTTTGAATGAGCTCTTTTTTTTCACataagtaaactttttttttttttttttttttttttcccaatttttaacaGATTGGAAACCTCCACCTACACAAACTGGATGAACTTGACTGCCTTGTAAAGGGCTTGCTGTATATAGATTCTGTCAGTTTCAATGGCCAAGCAGAGTGCTATTATTTTGCTAATGCCTCAGAACCTGAGCGATGCCAAAAGATGCCTTTTAACCTGGATGACCCCTATCCACTCCTGGTAGTGAACATTGGTTCAGGAGTCAGTATTTTAGCAGTCCATTCCAAAGACAACTATAAACGAGTGACCGGGACAAGGTATAGTAACCTTTTTGATCTTATTGCAGCATTCAGATTGTATTATACCCAAAGTTGTGAAATCAATGTATTATTGTTGGTCTTACCaggaaaacaatatttatttGTGCCGTGGCAAAACATGTAAATGTGTAAGTGTGAGTTAAAATGTTGCAGATAATCTTTCTGTAAGGAATGTGTGTAACTCAGTTTTTAACtataatcattaaatatttattattggtCAGCATCCATTAGCATCACAATTTTTATAATGGTTAGAGTATTTACTTTTATTAAGGtagaacataaaatttgccattttaactaattttatttgtacaattcagtggtattaattaaatttaaaatattgtgctaccatcactactattcattaccaaaaccttttcatcacccaaGACAGGAAGTCTATTAATAGTTATAAAGCGATAACTATTTCCCCTCCCCCCCGGTCCCAAGCAACCTCTGATATACTTTCTAttttgtgaatttgcttattctgggtatttcatataagtggaatcataatagttgtcctttgtgtctagcttatttcccttaccataatgttttcaaggttcttccacatTGTAGAATGAATCACAACTTagtctttttaatggctgaacattccattgtatgtatataccacattttgtttatccattcatttattgatgaaCACTgtgttgtttctgccttttggctattgcgaataatgctgctgtgaacctcGGTATACTGGTAtctgtttgggtccctgctttcaattcttttgggtatatacctaggattgggattgctgggtcatatgataattctaatTTGGCTTTTTGAGTAACTGCTCGACTGTTTTCCACATTGGCAATGCCATTGTGTGAGTTCTTTAGAGGATAACATTATTCTTGCCAATGTCCCATAAAATTTTCTGTAATATCTGAAATATGAATGTGAAATGAgatttaaaatttatcaactttCATGGAGAAGCGGAGACTGCTGTGTTTTTTAATTGAGCAGAGATTTTGGAATACTTTAGATTTGTGAAAAAAACTCATTtcaattttaaagtattattcctgtttaaattatatttaaatttaaatagtacTTTGTTTCAGAATAGGTTAAAAGTCTACCTCCAATGTAATTTTCTATGccaaaaatttagaaaagcaaGTATTGCCTATTTTGGTTActtctaataaaaagaaattcagtcCGTCAATTCAGTCAATATTCAGGGATAGACCCTGTTAGAAATTAAAGTGAGACTAGGGAACAAAGTTTTGATTTAAGTGTTCGAGAGGCATGATTTCATTTTCtgaatatatccaaaagaatagtAGAACCAGGTAAATTTCTGTCATTAACATGATGACCAACCTGACATAAATTTCCTTACTTATTTCTGGGTCATGTTAAATGTATCACACTGAATTGATTTTCAGCTCTGTGATGCCAAGTAAATAAGCCTTTCACAAAATCATTTACCTGAAATGTTTTCTCCTGTTAATTCATATGATTCTGAGAAattcactaattttaaaaatgtattctatttttcacacacacacacaaatacatacttAGCAATTGTAAAGTCCTGTCCTCGTATTGCTTCCACCAAgtggcttttgtttttgttttttttttctttaatctgacAAGTTTGGTTTATTAAGTATTTTTCTTACTGTTCTTTATTCTGTTAGTATTTTAGCACTTAGCAGTAGTAATatgttctctttgtgtttattgaataaatgaatgtttcatccttttattttggagaaagaatACAGTATGTAAATGTAACTTActgggtttctttgttttttttagtctTGGTGGAGGTACCTTTCTGGGTTTATGCAGCTTATTGACTGGCTGTGAAAGTTTTGAAGAGGCTCTTGAAATGGCATCCAAAGGTGATAGCACCCAAGCTGACAAGCTGGTCCGTGATATTTATGGAGGAGATTATGAAAGATTTGGTCTGCCAGGTTGGGCTGTAGCATCTAGGTACGTTTAACATTCATATTGTAATACACGTAACATATATGTTTGGAAACAATATTATCAGGCAGTTGTAAGGGAATTTCCTCTTTCCCTCAGTTTAGGTTCCAAGTTTTGAACATtcacatagttttaaaaattaggtatATATTAAGAACTCTATCCTGAGTGCACCCTATAGGAAAACACTTGTAGTCATTCTTCTTCGGTGTCCTTCCAGTGTGTTCCTTTGCCAATACAAATACATATTCCTAttatccccccctttttttcatACAAAGATAGCATACTTTATATACCATTATATAGCATTCTATGTGTACGTACTCTTTCTTTAACACTACCTGGAAATCTTTCCATATGTATAAATCTCAGTCTCTCCCTCTCAGCTTCATGGTATTCCCTTGTATATCGATCTTCTCTCATTGTACTTTCTAACTGGTTGTTGCTTGTGAATCCCAAGTTCTTTGTCAAGGCGTCCAGTGCCCTTCAGTAGTGGGCTTTGCCTCATTCCACAGcaacatttctttcctttccttcacaTGAACCCTTTATTCTGACCATTTGATGTACTTGTGGTTTCATAGAGGTTTTCAGTTCTCTCATTTCTGTATGCCTTTCACCTTTAGTTGCCTGTACCTAcaatttttcttctctatctggCTAACTTTTTCTGGCCCTTTTACTCTGGGAAAAAAACCTTCCTTCATATCTTTTCAACTTTCTCTTTTCCACAGTGATACAAGTTTGtcttttctttgtgttcctcAGATAGcctgtgctgttttttttttcccattatagtTGGCACTTTTTTTGCTGTCTTTTCCTCTAGGCCTGTGCTGTCCAAGACAGTAGCCTCTAGCCACATGGGGCTATTGAGTACTTGGAACGTGGTTAGTGCCACATATTGAAGTGATGCTATTTGAATATATTGGCTTAAATAAGATATgctgttaaaattaatttcacctgtttatttttaccttttctaatATGCCTAATAGGAAAAATCGGCATTTAATCTtcttgaggctcccttgtatgtgacatgttacttctctcttgtggcttttagaattctttatctttggcatgtgACTGTTTGATTACAACATGGTACAGTGTGGGCCTATTTGGGGTTTATCCATACTGAGTTTAGGGAATAGCCCCAGGCCAAAGCCTGGGGACCTCCCTGATCCTTTTTGCACATGCCTCTTGCTGTCTTGTGGCCCTAAGAATTCCACCATTTCCATGGATAGATATGAATGTCCCAttttccctaggaaacaatttcctcatgATTGCACTGTATGTCTACAACCAGTAATCCCTtaccccaggcagcacaacttgactaTTCTTCCACGGCGTTCTGTAGGACAGCTTGGTGAGCTACCTTCTACATTCAAggaagttctgggacagcaagtccctcaagcgaccaccagacagattgggtcaGATACATGTGCTCTTAGTATGTACATGAGGGATACTCTGCTCCCCTAGATCCAGGACCAGGAATGCACATTGAAAAGGCAGACTGGCTCCGCACCAGTCTTggtgaggggatgggggtggggcctaccacttttttttaagcagctttattgagatacattcacataccatacaaacaatTTAAGACGTGCAATctgtggcttttagtataatcacagagttgtacactcattgccaaaatcaattttagaacatattgtTCCTAAAAGTAAAACCCCAttagatcctaccacttttaagtgacCTTTTTCTTGATTGGGCACTcatcctgttactgcaatcctttgactgttttctagagcttttagaaagatgtttctgccagttcttgctgtgCTGTAAGGGAAAAGAGCACTGAAGCATCTCATTCC
Above is a genomic segment from Choloepus didactylus isolate mChoDid1 chromosome 11, mChoDid1.pri, whole genome shotgun sequence containing:
- the PANK3 gene encoding pantothenate kinase 3 isoform X2, with protein sequence MKIKDAKKPSFPWFGMDIGGTLVKLAYFEPIDITAEEEQEEVESLKSIRKYLTSNVAYGSTGIRDVHLELKDLTLFGRKGNLHFIRFPTQDLPTFIQMGRDKNFSTLHTVLCATGGGAYKFEKDFRTIGNLHLHKLDELDCLVKGLLYIDSVSFNGQAECYYFANASEPERCQKMPFNLDDPYPLLVVNIGSGVSILAVHSKDNYKRVTGTSLGGGTFLGLCSLLTGCESFEEALEMASKGDSTQADKLVRDIYGGDYERFGLPGWAVASSFGNMIYKEKRESVSKEDLARATLVTITNNIGSVARMCAVNEKINRVVFVGNFLRVNTLSMKLLAYALDYWSKGQLKALFLEHEGYFGAVGALLGLPNFS
- the PANK3 gene encoding pantothenate kinase 3 isoform X4, with the translated sequence MKIPVTPLFLVVQHQPYHVPVSKGVVWIWQEDFIGNLHLHKLDELDCLVKGLLYIDSVSFNGQAECYYFANASEPERCQKMPFNLDDPYPLLVVNIGSGVSILAVHSKDNYKRVTGTSLGGGTFLGLCSLLTGCESFEEALEMASKGDSTQADKLVRDIYGGDYERFGLPGWAVASSFGNMIYKEKRESVSKEDLARATLVTITNNIGSVARMCAVNEKINRVVFVGNFLRVNTLSMKLLAYALDYWSKGQLKALFLEHEGYFGAVGALLGLPNFS
- the PANK3 gene encoding pantothenate kinase 3 isoform X3, translating into MPQQITRMSLEMIPPPLGTTELDEVPERFWHRAGENIGNLHLHKLDELDCLVKGLLYIDSVSFNGQAECYYFANASEPERCQKMPFNLDDPYPLLVVNIGSGVSILAVHSKDNYKRVTGTSLGGGTFLGLCSLLTGCESFEEALEMASKGDSTQADKLVRDIYGGDYERFGLPGWAVASSFGNMIYKEKRESVSKEDLARATLVTITNNIGSVARMCAVNEKINRVVFVGNFLRVNTLSMKLLAYALDYWSKGQLKALFLEHEGYFGAVGALLGLPNFS
- the PANK3 gene encoding pantothenate kinase 3 isoform X5 codes for the protein MPRNPIGNLHLHKLDELDCLVKGLLYIDSVSFNGQAECYYFANASEPERCQKMPFNLDDPYPLLVVNIGSGVSILAVHSKDNYKRVTGTSLGGGTFLGLCSLLTGCESFEEALEMASKGDSTQADKLVRDIYGGDYERFGLPGWAVASSFGNMIYKEKRESVSKEDLARATLVTITNNIGSVARMCAVNEKINRVVFVGNFLRVNTLSMKLLAYALDYWSKGQLKALFLEHEGYFGAVGALLGLPNFS
- the PANK3 gene encoding pantothenate kinase 3 isoform X1 — protein: MKIKDAKKPSFPWFGMDIGGTLVKLAYFEPIDITAEEEQEEVESLKSIRKYLTSNVAYGSTGIRDVHLELKDLTLFGRKGNLHFIRFPTQDLPTFIQMGRDKNFSTLHTVLCATGGGAYKFEKDFRTHQPYHVPVSKGVVWIWQEDFIGNLHLHKLDELDCLVKGLLYIDSVSFNGQAECYYFANASEPERCQKMPFNLDDPYPLLVVNIGSGVSILAVHSKDNYKRVTGTSLGGGTFLGLCSLLTGCESFEEALEMASKGDSTQADKLVRDIYGGDYERFGLPGWAVASSFGNMIYKEKRESVSKEDLARATLVTITNNIGSVARMCAVNEKINRVVFVGNFLRVNTLSMKLLAYALDYWSKGQLKALFLEHEGYFGAVGALLGLPNFS